One genomic region from Rhodospirillaceae bacterium encodes:
- a CDS encoding DNA polymerase III subunit gamma/tau, with translation MTEQENTEDAPYQVLARKYRPTDFSGLIGQETLVQTLSNAIKQSRLAHAFVLTGVRGIGKTTTARIIARALNCDGEGRDGPTVDPCGVCEQCQAINQDRHMDVLEMDAASRTGVDDIRELIEGVRYKPTSARYKVYIIDEVHMLSRNAFNALLKTLEEPPEHVKFIFATTEIGKIPVTVLSRCQRFDLRRIDMDQLSAHFKSIITQEGAALSDEAVHLISRAADGSVRDGLSLLDQAIAHNADGEITADHIRDMLGLADRSQTFELIEAVMKGEIAEALEMMGALYVAGADPAVLLEDMLEITHWVTRIKIVPGVADEPGVPEIERVQGKIMAEGLSMAALSRAWQMLMKGLGEVRMAPRPEQAAEMVLVRLAYAADLPTPADAIKAIKEGSLGNSGGSAPAPAAPSSPAPQTSAIATSPPSNDQPGAALATAAPETVMEVAPQVEPEPDARPNPQSFLDVVALADAEKEAILHANLINNVHLVSFEKGRIEIRPTDHAPPELSGQLREFLTNTTGERWAVTVSNQPGEPTLQQNVNEAVAKTKAEAREHPLVKEILETFPGATIDEVRETKPKK, from the coding sequence ATGACCGAGCAAGAAAACACTGAAGACGCCCCCTACCAGGTCCTGGCTCGCAAATATCGACCGACAGATTTCTCTGGCCTGATTGGCCAGGAAACCCTGGTCCAAACCCTCAGCAACGCGATCAAACAGAGCCGCCTTGCGCATGCGTTCGTGCTGACCGGCGTGCGCGGCATCGGTAAAACCACAACTGCCCGCATCATCGCCCGCGCCTTGAATTGTGATGGCGAAGGTCGCGATGGCCCGACAGTCGATCCCTGTGGCGTGTGCGAACAATGCCAAGCCATCAACCAAGACCGGCACATGGATGTGCTGGAAATGGACGCCGCCAGCCGCACCGGCGTTGACGACATCCGCGAACTGATTGAGGGCGTGCGCTACAAACCAACCTCGGCGCGCTACAAGGTCTATATCATTGACGAAGTTCACATGCTGTCCAGGAACGCTTTTAATGCGTTATTGAAGACCCTGGAAGAACCCCCGGAGCACGTAAAATTTATTTTTGCCACGACAGAGATCGGCAAAATCCCGGTGACTGTTTTATCCAGGTGCCAGCGCTTCGATCTTCGGCGCATCGATATGGATCAGTTGTCTGCGCATTTTAAATCGATCATCACCCAGGAAGGTGCCGCCCTGTCGGATGAGGCCGTGCATCTGATCTCCCGCGCTGCCGATGGATCTGTCCGGGACGGCTTGAGCCTGCTCGACCAAGCCATCGCCCACAATGCTGATGGAGAGATTACCGCCGACCACATTCGCGACATGTTGGGCCTCGCCGACCGCAGCCAGACCTTTGAGCTGATTGAAGCGGTGATGAAGGGCGAGATTGCGGAAGCCCTGGAAATGATGGGAGCACTTTATGTCGCCGGGGCCGACCCGGCGGTCCTGCTGGAAGACATGTTGGAAATCACTCACTGGGTCACGCGCATCAAGATCGTGCCCGGTGTTGCGGACGAACCGGGTGTTCCCGAAATCGAAAGGGTCCAAGGCAAGATCATGGCCGAAGGCCTCAGCATGGCCGCCCTGTCCCGTGCCTGGCAGATGCTGATGAAGGGCTTGGGAGAAGTCCGCATGGCCCCCCGCCCAGAACAAGCCGCCGAAATGGTGCTGGTGCGCCTCGCCTATGCCGCTGATTTGCCGACCCCAGCAGACGCGATTAAGGCGATTAAGGAAGGGTCGCTTGGAAATTCTGGGGGGAGCGCACCTGCACCGGCGGCACCTTCTTCTCCGGCACCTCAAACATCGGCCATTGCCACCTCACCCCCCTCAAACGATCAACCAGGTGCAGCACTTGCGACGGCAGCGCCTGAAACCGTTATGGAGGTTGCCCCGCAAGTTGAGCCTGAGCCCGATGCCCGGCCTAATCCGCAATCCTTCTTGGATGTGGTCGCCCTGGCCGACGCGGAAAAAGAGGCCATCCTGCACGCCAACCTCATCAACAACGTGCATCTGGTGAGCTTTGAGAAAGGCCGGATTGAAATTCGCCCGACTGATCACGCACCACCGGAACTCTCAGGCCAACTCAGAGAATTCCTGACCAACACCACCGGCGAGCGCTGGGCCGTCACCGTCTCTAACCAACCGGGAGAGCCCACTCTACAACAAAACGTCAACGAAGCCGTCGCCAAAACAAAAGCAGAAGCCCGCGAGCATCCGCTGGTGAAGGAAATTTTAGAGACCTTTCCAGGGGCGACGATTGATGAGGTGAGAGAGACTAAGCCTAAGAAGTAG
- a CDS encoding 3'-5' exonuclease, which translates to MQHQSLFVFDIETVPDTDAVPNLTGFDDPDIAARREELNRYHLEITGGKNAFPRQPFHKVVAISFLEAEIDREGDGETYLLRELRSGGEADYSEEKLVQGFFSYFERLKPRLVSYNGRTFDLPVLKYRAMAYGIPSKFLHNSGDKWNSYTSRYSSDWHCDLLEVLSDYGASARCKLNEVCAVMGFPGKFGVDGSKVAGMIDEGRVQEVRDYCETDVLNTYLVYLRHQMHTGTLSPESYNRCIADVITLIETTKDEQPNRGEFLTAWGESCGNEFTV; encoded by the coding sequence ATGCAACACCAGAGCCTTTTTGTCTTCGATATCGAAACCGTGCCGGACACCGACGCGGTGCCAAACCTGACCGGGTTCGACGATCCCGACATCGCTGCCCGGCGCGAAGAGTTGAACCGCTATCACCTGGAAATTACCGGCGGTAAAAATGCCTTTCCGCGTCAGCCCTTCCATAAAGTCGTGGCGATCAGTTTTTTGGAAGCCGAAATTGATCGGGAGGGCGATGGCGAGACGTATCTCTTGCGCGAGCTTCGGTCCGGCGGCGAAGCGGATTATTCGGAAGAAAAACTGGTGCAGGGATTTTTCTCATATTTCGAACGCCTCAAACCTCGCTTGGTCAGCTATAACGGTCGCACGTTTGATCTGCCGGTGCTGAAATACCGCGCCATGGCATATGGGATCCCTTCAAAATTCCTGCATAATTCCGGCGATAAATGGAACAGCTACACCAGCCGCTATTCATCGGACTGGCATTGCGACCTATTAGAAGTCCTGTCCGATTATGGTGCGTCGGCGCGCTGTAAACTCAACGAAGTCTGCGCAGTCATGGGCTTCCCGGGAAAATTCGGCGTCGACGGCTCTAAAGTTGCCGGCATGATCGACGAAGGCCGCGTGCAAGAGGTGCGTGATTATTGCGAAACAGATGTCCTAAACACCTATCTCGTCTACCTCCGCCACCAAATGCACACGGGGACATTAAGCCCAGAATCCTACAACCGCTGCATTGCCGATGTGATTACGTTGATTGAGACGACTAAAGACGAACAGCCCAATAGAGGGGAGTTTTTGACGGCCTGGGGGGAATCTTGTGGGAATGAGTTTACGGTTTAG
- a CDS encoding YbaB/EbfC family nucleoid-associated protein, translating to MKNLGAMMKQAQQMQSKMAEMQEQLAATEMTGSSGAGMVSVTLNGKAEARAVKIDRAAMGDDNEMLEDLIVAAINDAKAKVDAHAKEKMSELTGGIELPPGMQLPF from the coding sequence ATGAAAAATCTTGGAGCGATGATGAAACAAGCCCAGCAAATGCAGTCCAAGATGGCTGAAATGCAGGAGCAATTGGCAGCAACAGAAATGACGGGTTCGTCCGGCGCTGGTATGGTTTCGGTGACATTGAATGGCAAAGCGGAGGCCCGCGCGGTGAAGATCGACAGGGCCGCAATGGGCGACGACAACGAAATGCTGGAAGACCTGATTGTTGCCGCAATCAACGATGCAAAAGCCAAAGTCGATGCCCACGCCAAGGAAAAAATGTCGGAGCTAACCGGCGGCATCGAACTTCCTCCTGGCATGCAACTGCCTTTCTGA
- the recR gene encoding recombination protein RecR: MDHLIGLLARLPGLGPRSARRAALALIKRPDTLMEPLARALNEAAENILTCTTCGNVDTRDPCGICLDAKRDVTVICVVEDVADLWAMERTHAFKGRYHVLGGTLSALDGVGPEDLNIPGLVTRASDDVIKEVVLATNATVDGQTTAHYIADRLSDCNVSISGLAHGVPMGGELDYLDEGTLSQALKARKPV, encoded by the coding sequence ATTGATCATCTGATCGGACTGTTGGCCCGCTTGCCCGGGCTCGGCCCCCGCTCTGCCCGCCGCGCAGCATTGGCGCTGATCAAGCGGCCTGACACCCTGATGGAACCTTTGGCGCGCGCCTTGAACGAGGCAGCCGAAAATATTCTGACCTGCACCACCTGCGGCAATGTGGACACCCGTGACCCGTGCGGAATTTGCCTAGATGCAAAACGCGACGTCACGGTGATTTGCGTCGTCGAGGACGTCGCCGATCTTTGGGCCATGGAACGCACCCATGCCTTCAAGGGGCGCTATCATGTGTTGGGGGGAACGTTGTCCGCATTGGATGGCGTTGGGCCAGAGGACCTAAACATTCCCGGACTGGTGACCCGCGCCAGTGACGACGTTATCAAAGAAGTCGTGCTGGCCACCAATGCAACTGTCGATGGTCAGACCACCGCCCACTACATCGCCGATCGACTGAGCGATTGCAACGTCAGCATCTCCGGCCTCGCCCACGGTGTGCCGATGGGGGGAGAGCTGGATTACCTTGATGAGGGGACGCTCAGTCAGGCACTGAAAGCCCGAAAGCCAGTCTAA
- the rmuC gene encoding DNA recombination protein RmuC — MDATTVLLSVVLVALAGVIVLVLRGEKARAEGTHYISQLAQISEKLTTSQAVLADRLSQTQTMMNERLDAVSKRVGDGLNDQTERTGKTLKVLHERLAVIDAAQKNLTDLSSQVVGLQDILSNKQARGSFGEIQLQNLIADALPQNAYELQSTLSNGKRVDCLIKLPNPPGPVCVDSKFPLEGYRALQDATDEDTRVKAARSFGADVLKHVKDISDRYIIEGETADWALMFLPSDAVYGEIHANFIKVVEEAHKRHVGIVSPNTMMATLQTIRAVLKDARMREQAGFIQIEVGKMMADVGRLDDRVGKLQRHFDQAQEDVRNIRTSTEKIVRKGGIITEAPLSDSIPEEDLAPLPPNVERLT; from the coding sequence ATGGATGCAACCACAGTTTTATTGAGTGTCGTTCTGGTCGCACTTGCGGGTGTTATTGTGTTGGTGTTGCGGGGTGAAAAGGCCCGTGCGGAGGGAACACATTACATTTCCCAACTGGCGCAAATTTCGGAAAAACTGACGACGTCTCAGGCGGTTCTGGCCGACCGGCTCAGCCAAACCCAGACGATGATGAACGAACGCCTGGATGCGGTTTCCAAGCGGGTTGGCGATGGCCTAAATGATCAGACAGAACGCACCGGGAAAACTCTAAAAGTTCTCCACGAGCGCTTGGCCGTAATCGATGCGGCACAAAAGAACCTGACCGATTTATCGAGCCAGGTGGTCGGGCTTCAGGATATTCTTTCGAATAAACAGGCCCGCGGCAGCTTCGGCGAAATCCAACTGCAGAACTTGATCGCAGATGCTCTACCCCAGAACGCCTATGAACTTCAGTCGACCCTATCCAACGGCAAGCGCGTGGATTGCCTGATCAAGCTGCCCAACCCGCCGGGCCCGGTGTGTGTGGATTCAAAGTTTCCCTTGGAAGGCTATCGCGCCTTACAAGACGCAACGGATGAAGACACCCGTGTCAAAGCGGCACGGTCTTTCGGTGCTGACGTTTTGAAACACGTAAAAGATATTTCAGATCGTTACATTATTGAGGGAGAGACAGCAGACTGGGCCTTGATGTTCCTGCCCTCGGATGCGGTCTACGGCGAAATTCACGCCAATTTCATCAAAGTCGTCGAAGAAGCCCATAAGCGTCACGTCGGCATTGTTTCCCCCAACACCATGATGGCGACATTGCAGACCATTCGCGCCGTGCTAAAAGATGCGCGCATGCGTGAGCAGGCTGGGTTCATCCAAATAGAGGTCGGTAAGATGATGGCCGATGTCGGGCGGTTGGATGATCGGGTTGGCAAGCTGCAACGTCATTTCGATCAGGCCCAGGAAGATGTTCGAAACATTCGCACGTCCACCGAAAAAATCGTACGGAAGGGCGGAATTATTACTGAGGCACCGTTGTCCGATTCCATTCCTGAAGAAGACTTGGCCCCTCTGCCGCCAAACGTCGAACGCCTAACATAG
- a CDS encoding peptide deformylase — MAVLPVIVAPDPRLKVKSEPVDSVDETIRTLMDDMLDSMHDHNGIGLAAPQIGVTKRVIVLDVAPKDEDPNPMRLANPEVIWSSDEEIENEEGCLSLPTYYADVVRPERVKVKYLDYDNEPQEIEADGILAVCVQHEIDHLDGVLFVDHISMLKRKMILRKLQKSKKLDA; from the coding sequence ATGGCCGTACTGCCCGTCATTGTCGCCCCTGATCCACGCTTAAAAGTAAAAAGTGAACCCGTCGATTCGGTTGATGAAACCATTCGTACGTTGATGGATGATATGCTGGACTCCATGCACGATCACAATGGCATTGGGCTGGCGGCACCGCAGATCGGTGTTACCAAGCGGGTCATCGTCTTAGATGTGGCTCCCAAGGACGAAGATCCCAACCCGATGAGACTGGCCAATCCGGAAGTGATCTGGTCATCGGATGAAGAAATTGAGAATGAGGAAGGGTGTTTATCCCTGCCGACCTACTATGCCGATGTGGTGCGACCTGAGCGGGTCAAAGTGAAATACCTGGATTACGACAACGAGCCGCAGGAAATTGAGGCCGATGGTATTCTGGCAGTATGCGTACAGCATGAAATTGATCATCTGGACGGCGTGCTTTTCGTGGATCACATCAGTATGCTCAAGCGCAAAATGATTTTGCGCAAATTGCAGAAATCAAAGAAACTAGACGCCTAA
- a CDS encoding methionyl-tRNA formyltransferase, with protein sequence MAGLRVIFMGSPDFAVPTLTAILDAGHDVPAVYAQPPRPAGRGQKERPCPVHAFAAEQGLEVRTPVSLKDADAQANFADLDADIAVVVAYGLILPKVVLDAPGLGCINGHASLLPRWRGAAPIQRAIMAGDKESGVSIMQMDEGLDTGGVLLREAVPITLTTTATELHDTLCLLSARLTVEALENLPGGGLVAVPQPEEGVTYAAKLSREEGRLDWARPAEELERSVRALNPWPGVWFEHQGERIKVLAAEVAPGSGAPGTVLDGFNVACGTDALNVTKAQRPGKGPLDAEAFLRGYDLDPGIVLA encoded by the coding sequence ATGGCGGGTCTCCGCGTGATATTCATGGGCAGCCCTGACTTTGCTGTGCCAACGCTCACGGCAATTCTGGACGCAGGGCATGACGTGCCTGCTGTCTATGCTCAACCGCCGCGTCCGGCAGGTCGCGGGCAAAAGGAACGCCCGTGCCCCGTCCACGCCTTTGCCGCTGAACAGGGGCTGGAAGTGAGAACCCCTGTGTCCTTGAAAGATGCGGACGCGCAAGCGAACTTTGCCGATTTAGACGCAGATATTGCTGTGGTCGTCGCCTATGGGTTGATCCTGCCCAAGGTGGTTTTAGACGCGCCAGGATTAGGCTGCATCAATGGGCATGCATCGCTTTTACCCCGGTGGCGGGGGGCCGCACCAATCCAACGGGCGATCATGGCTGGCGATAAAGAATCCGGTGTCAGCATCATGCAAATGGATGAAGGCCTGGATACAGGCGGGGTTCTTTTGCGTGAAGCGGTGCCCATCACGCTGACAACAACGGCAACCGAATTGCATGACACACTTTGTCTTCTTAGCGCGCGTCTGACTGTGGAAGCATTGGAGAATTTACCCGGCGGGGGCCTTGTTGCCGTGCCGCAACCAGAAGAGGGCGTGACCTATGCTGCTAAGCTAAGCCGCGAGGAAGGCCGCCTGGATTGGGCGCGTCCGGCGGAAGAACTTGAACGGTCCGTTCGTGCACTTAATCCGTGGCCGGGAGTTTGGTTCGAACATCAAGGAGAACGGATCAAGGTCTTGGCGGCGGAAGTTGCGCCAGGAAGCGGAGCGCCAGGAACTGTACTCGATGGATTCAACGTTGCCTGCGGGACGGACGCGTTGAATGTTACGAAAGCACAACGACCTGGGAAAGGGCCGTTAGATGCAGAGGCGTTCTTGAGAGGCTACGACCTCGACCCGGGCATTGTTTTAGCGTGA
- the truA gene encoding tRNA pseudouridine(38-40) synthase TruA — MPRYKLTVEYDGARYVGWQRQDNGPSIQQALEEAIFGFSGETVLIQGAGRTDSGVHALGQVAHVDIENDFGSDTVRDAINFHIKPAPISVLQAEEVRDGFNARFDARERAYVYRIFNRRVPPALERGRCWWVIASLDVHAMNDAAQVLLGKHDFTSFRAVKCQAKSPVKTLDVLQVTRDGNLIEIRARARSFLHHQVRNLVGALKLVGEGKWTKADLEKALAACDRTAGGPTAPAGGLFLTEVVYNDRHGTQPEPDADA; from the coding sequence ATGCCACGCTATAAGTTGACTGTTGAATACGATGGCGCCCGCTATGTTGGCTGGCAGCGTCAGGATAATGGCCCCTCCATTCAACAGGCCTTGGAAGAAGCCATTTTTGGCTTCAGCGGCGAAACTGTCCTTATACAGGGGGCTGGTCGGACAGACTCCGGTGTTCATGCTTTAGGTCAGGTCGCGCATGTGGATATTGAGAATGATTTCGGTTCCGATACTGTTCGTGACGCGATCAACTTCCATATAAAACCGGCACCAATTTCAGTCTTGCAGGCAGAGGAAGTTCGAGACGGATTCAACGCAAGATTTGATGCCCGGGAACGCGCCTATGTCTATCGCATCTTTAACCGGCGGGTTCCACCTGCATTAGAGAGGGGGCGATGCTGGTGGGTGATCGCCTCACTTGATGTTCACGCCATGAACGATGCGGCGCAAGTGTTGCTTGGGAAGCACGATTTCACTTCATTTCGGGCGGTTAAGTGTCAGGCTAAATCTCCAGTAAAGACGTTGGATGTGTTACAGGTAACGCGGGATGGTAACCTCATTGAAATCCGTGCGCGGGCGCGGTCGTTCCTGCATCATCAGGTGCGAAATTTGGTCGGCGCCCTAAAACTTGTCGGCGAGGGAAAATGGACCAAGGCTGACTTGGAAAAAGCCCTTGCAGCATGCGACCGAACGGCGGGAGGCCCAACCGCACCCGCCGGAGGACTTTTCCTGACCGAAGTGGTGTATAATGACCGACATGGAACTCAGCCTGAACCCGACGCCGACGCCTGA
- the dapE gene encoding succinyl-diaminopimelate desuccinylase codes for MDTIDPVELSRALIRCPSVTPEDQGALGIVQESLENLGFTCHSLAFEEDGFPEVKNLYARIGTGAPNFCFAGHTDVVPVVDLGAWTHDPFAADIDEGRLYGRGSADMKSAVACFISASQRFLQSKGGDFNGSISLLITGDEEGDAVNGTVKVLDWLKQQGETLDTCLVGEPTNPETLGDMVKIGRRGSLNATITVHGSPGHTGYPHLADNPIPRLMKMLTRIIETPLDEGNEHFQATTIAISTFDVGNPTTNVIPGTAKATFNIRFNDMHTGDALRVWIKEQCDHIGGAYDLEITVSGESFLTPPGPLSDLIQGAVKEVTGKVPELSTTGGTSDARFIKDHCPVAEFGMAAKTMHKVDENVSVSDIGDLTEIYSKILDGYFSP; via the coding sequence ATCGATACCATTGACCCTGTTGAACTGAGCCGCGCGCTCATCCGCTGTCCCAGTGTCACACCGGAAGATCAAGGGGCGCTGGGCATCGTGCAGGAAAGCTTAGAAAACCTAGGCTTTACATGCCATTCCCTGGCGTTTGAGGAAGACGGATTTCCGGAGGTCAAAAACCTATATGCGCGGATTGGAACAGGTGCGCCAAACTTTTGTTTTGCCGGTCATACAGATGTGGTTCCCGTCGTCGATTTAGGGGCTTGGACCCACGATCCATTTGCCGCTGACATTGATGAGGGACGGCTTTATGGCCGCGGTTCCGCCGATATGAAATCAGCTGTTGCGTGTTTCATTTCAGCATCGCAACGATTTTTGCAATCCAAGGGCGGCGACTTCAACGGATCGATCAGCCTGCTGATTACAGGTGATGAAGAAGGCGACGCGGTCAATGGCACGGTTAAAGTCCTGGATTGGCTCAAACAGCAGGGCGAAACACTTGATACGTGTCTCGTGGGCGAACCGACAAATCCTGAGACTTTGGGGGACATGGTAAAAATCGGCAGGCGTGGCAGCCTGAACGCGACCATCACCGTACACGGCTCTCCCGGCCACACCGGCTATCCTCACTTGGCCGACAATCCAATTCCACGTCTGATGAAAATGCTCACGCGCATTATCGAGACACCCTTGGACGAGGGTAACGAGCATTTTCAAGCGACGACAATTGCCATTTCCACTTTTGATGTCGGCAACCCAACCACCAACGTGATCCCTGGCACGGCCAAGGCGACTTTTAACATTAGATTCAATGACATGCATACAGGTGATGCGCTAAGGGTCTGGATTAAAGAACAATGCGATCACATCGGCGGGGCCTATGATTTAGAGATCACGGTGTCAGGCGAAAGTTTCCTAACACCACCAGGGCCGCTCAGCGATTTGATCCAGGGTGCGGTAAAAGAAGTGACCGGTAAGGTGCCGGAACTCAGCACCACGGGCGGCACATCGGATGCGCGGTTTATCAAGGACCATTGCCCGGTCGCCGAATTCGGTATGGCGGCTAAGACCATGCATAAGGTCGATGAAAACGTTTCAGTTTCCGATATTGGTGATCTAACGGAAATTTACAGTAAAATTCTGGACGGCTATTTCTCGCCATGA